TAACATAAACTCTAGCAGCATAAGTTTTACCTTTAATTTTAGCTTCACGAATTGCTAAATATTCATTTTCAGGTTTTTCAACTCTAATTGAATCAGGACGAAATTTAATTTCCAATTTACCGTTTGACGAAACAATTGGAAAAATTTTATCAAATGCTTGTGCAATTCCAGTGCTTAAAAACCAGTCAAAAGATTCACGCAAAGAATCTAAGAAATCTGGTGTTTCTAGTGTATTATTTGTTTTTCCGTAAAAACGGCGCTGGGTTCCTATGCCATAAGATTTTAATTTAAATAATTGGTTCATGACTCACCCCTTTTTCCCCTTTTTTGTTTAGGTTATATATTATATTTAAAAAGCAAAAAATTCAAAGCGTTTTTATACTTAATTTCAAAAAAATTAATAAAATATTAAAAAAATATTTTATTTTAGTAAAGTAAAAATAACAAAAAAGGCGTTTAGAACACCATTTTTGCTTTTTAAAATTAATTTTTTGAAATATTAATCAATAGAAACTTCAGCTCCGGCTTCTACTAATTTAGCTTTGTATTCCTCAGCTTCTTCAGGTTTGATTGCTTCTTTTATGACAGAAGGTGCTGCATCAACAAGTTTTTTAGCATCCATCAAACTTAATCCAAGCATATCTTTAATAACTTTTATAACAGCAACTTTTTGTTGTCCGGCTGCTTTTAGAGTTAATTTAACTTCAGATTTTACTTCAGCGGCAGCTTCTGGAGCAGCTGCAACAGCAACAGCAGAAGGGTCTACCCCAAATTCTTCTTTAAGAGCATCAACAAATTCCATTACTTCTTTAATTGTCATTTCTTTCAATGACTCGATGAATTGTTCTTTAGTAATTTTAGCCATTTTTTTCCTTTTTTATGCAGTTATTTTTTGTTCGTCTATTAATAATTTAAGTCCAAAAGCCAATTGTTTCAGTGGGCTTTGAAGAGAAGAAGCAAGCATTGTAATTGCTTCAGTGTAATTTGGAAGTGAAGCAATAGCGGTATTTTCTTGCGGTGTAACAACACTTTTTTCATAAATCCCACCTTTTAATATTAATAAAGGTTGATCTTTTGCGACTTTTGTAATAATTTTAGCGGGTGCAATTGGGTCTTCTAGACCAAAAGCAAATAAATTTGGTCCCACTAATTCTGATTTTAGATTAGAAAAACCGAGTTCATCTGCTGCAATTTTGAAAAGTCGATTTTTATAAATTCTAGTAAAAACACCTGATTTCTTTAGTTCCTGACGCAAACTTTCTAATTCTGCGACTGAAAGTCCGCGATATTCAGCAATTGCTAAAGAAGAAGATTTCTCGAGCAAATCTCTAATTTCAGTAATTATTTCTGCCTTTTTTTGGCGAAAAGCGTTCAAATCTAGACTCCTTTCTGTTTTAGGAGCAATACTTTGAAAATACATTCAAACAACAAATTAAGTCATTCTGACAGTTATTATCTCTATGTATTGCCTTTAAAATTATACCAGAAAGAAAAAAATTTCCAAATAAATTAGTAAAAAAATTAATAATGGGTTTTTTGACTTTAAGAAAATCGCTATTTCAAACTAATACCAAACACTAAAGCCGCCATAAAAACGTTTTAATGTTTGGTATTTTTTTCTTAAAGAAGTGTAATTTCTAATTTTTAAAACTTTATTGTGACTTATGCAATTTTTGGTGTCAAACTGTCTATTGATTCTTTTTTGTGATTGTGGGCGAAAACTAAAAACATTACCATTGAAAATACATCAAACAATGGTATGAAAAAGCCAATAATTGCTGTAACTTTAATTACTGAAAGTTTTAGTGATTTTGGCGAATTTGGTTCTATATTCATAAAAATTTTGTCAGGGAAACTTACTTTTATGATATAAGCAATCGTTAAAACTCGACTTACAATAGTAACAAAAATTCAAGCAAACATAGCTACTATAAGTTCAGAACCAACAATAAATGAGTCGCGAGTTGAAAATCATGCGCTAATGGAAGGGATAACAAATAAGAAAAATAAAGTAGTACCCAATACAAATTTAGTAAGGCGCATTGCTAGTGACAAAAAAACTAAATTTTTCAAATTGTCCACAGGTTTTCTTGTTTTACTAATTTTCATAATATAATAAATTATAATTTATTCTTGTTTAAAACCTAGGAATTATTTTTAAATATTTAAGTTCTTGTTGTTTTGTAATTTAGACTTTAAAAAATATTGTAAATTTTAAGGCGCAAATGTTTGTTACCCAAATAAAACATAAAATAAAAATTCAAAAAGTGCAATTTTTTAAATTTTTTGATATAAAAGTACATTTTTTTTGTAAATTCCCGTTTATTTTATAAGTAATGTTATAATTAATTATGGATTCATAAAATAAAAACAATTTCCTGAGGTGGTTATAACTTATGTCAAAAAATAATAAGAAAAATTTTTGAACTTTTCTCTCACTTGGAACCTGATTTTGAATTCAAAGCTCAATTTTAGTTGCTGTCGGTGGATACTTGATTTATCTTTATGATCTACAAAATCAACAACAGTTGGCAAAAATAAGTACATATCAATTTTGAAATGATAAAAAGAATGTTTTAACATTTGAAGGTGACTATCCTCGTTTTTTTATAGATAATATCAATAAATTAACTGATGAAGAATGAAGAATAAAAAATGAAGAATGAAGAATAAAAACAGGCTCTAAAAAATCATTGAGTTTTAATGATTTTAGAGATGAGTATGTATTTATTTATAAAGATCGGCTTAATAAAAATCAGTTTTTGTTTAAAAAGGAAAAACAGGAAAGCGAAAATAATAAGCAATTATATAACACTCATTTAATTAAAAATACGCAAGATCTTGTTGACTTAATTATACCTGATAAGCAAAAATTATTCTCAACAACTAATAGACATAATTTGGACATTCTTGATGAAAAAGAGATTAATGATCTAAGTAAAACAATTGATTTATCAAATAAAGATGCAATCATTTTAAATAATTATGTTAGTGAACTTTTTGGTTCTTGAGGTGATCGAAGAGCAAAAGGGCTAAATCTTGTTGATTTTAATTTTAATGAAAATACAAAAACAATAGAACTAAAATGGAAATTCGAAGACTACCGCAAAAGATCTGCAATTGTTCAAGCAATTGGTTACTATGATTGGTTTAAAAGTTATGTTCTTTTAATTGACAAAAATAAAATTGATAGTCTTGATAATATAAAGTTTACATCTACCTTTTCTTAAAATTTTGGATAAGTTTTTTAAATCTTTATCTTTTTAACTTGGAAATTTTGATCAAAAAGTCTCTAATATTTGCAACTTTGCTTCATTAGATTTAACTCTTATTTTCCTGAGTTTCCCAGTTTGATGGCTAATCTTAAAAAGTGCCCGGTTTTTTAGGGCACTTTTTTAATTTTTTTGGCAAAAGTTAATTACCTATTTTTTTACTTATTTATTAAAATATCAAAGTAAAAATCATCTTATTTCAAATATTTGGCTCACTAGCGACGCCATCAAACTGGGAAACTCAGGAAAAATTTTTGCAAAAGTGTTTTATTTATATTAAGTTTCGTTGCCACAAATGTTTTTTAAAAAAATCCTTTTGTTTTAGAAAAAGCTAGAATAATTTGAATATTAGGTATGTTTTTTTGTGCGGTGAAAAAAATCAGGAAACCAACAAACCAACAAGTGGATTAAATTTTTACTTTTTTTACTTTTGAAATTGTTTTTTTGTTTATACTTGTTTTTGACAAATTATCTTTTTTTGGGCTTGCTGTTTTTTTATTTTTATTTAAATTTATAAATGTTTCAATACCTACGTTTAATGATTCCATAATTCGTAATTCATCAATTGCATCAAACAAAGCATTATGTGTTTCTAAATAATTCTCATTATTGGTTACCATTCTGTATATATTTTCTACACCTCATTCTCTTTTTAAATTGCCGTTTTTAGTTGTTTCTGCATTTAATGGAATATATTTGTTAAATTTCTTGTTTTTAGCAACTATAGAAATATGTTATATTCGAATGATTCGTGCAATTCAGGCAAATGTCTAAAATCATAATTTGTATATGAAAACCAATTTTTTACTTCATAAGATTTCAAGAACTTAATTAGTCGAACAATCATTTCTTTACGTGTTTGAACAAGAATAGTTTCTTGTTCAAATTCAAGGGGGAGTCAAGCATTAGGGGCATACTTTCCACCTACTTTTCAATTATTTTCTATTATTCAATATTTTTTATCAATTAATTTAAAATTAGTGCTACCAGCAATTACAACTCCAACGGAAAAAATTTCACTATCGTAGTTTGTTTCTACATCAATTACAGCAATATTTTTATTCACGTTAGTAATTTTTTGTTTTTTAATTGCTTCCATCTGATTCCTTAGATTATTTTTGACTTTTAGGTTTATAAACTCCTTTTGAAATAGTTTGTGCAAGTTTTTCGCTGAATTCTTCTCGATTTTTGATTCTAATTTCGTGCATTTCGTTATTTCGAATATTCCACAATATGCCTTTTTCTTTTTTTAAGGCTAACATATATGAAGCAGTTTGTAAAAAATGAGCAGTTGTTAAATCGCTAACAAATTTAAGCTCATAAACTATATCATTTTTGATAACATCGGCAATTCCTTCAGCTCTTATTGTAAGATCATCATCACTAAATTTCAATCAGCATTTTTGTTGAATTATCTCGTCTTTTTCAAGCACTTTTGATAATCTTTTATGCATTTGATCAACAGCATTATCATCGACAAAATCGGGCTGCGTTTGTTTAATGTATCTTTCTTGGTCTGTTTGCAAATAAACAAGAAAGAGTGTTAAATCTTTCATTGAATTTCTTTCTTTGATGTAATTTTCATACTCTTTTAACTGTTGTTTTTGTTGTTTTTCTGAATGGTCATATTTGAGTTCAATAAAATGCCTAATTTCTTTATCTATTTGTCAATCGTTGAAATAAGATGCTTCAAGAAAAATACCAACGCATGGTGTAAGATCAATTAATGCATCTTGTGTTTTCACTTTTATTTCACTTTTATCTTCCGTATTAATTTTCTTTATATCAAGCATTTGCAACATATACTCAATATCTTCCTCATACTTGTGATCAAACATTGTAGACATTGCAAATGAATCTTCGGATCATTTCTCTAAATATTTAGATTGTTTGATAATTACCTCATTTAATGGTAGGTTTGGAAATTCTGGTTTAAAAAAGATGATTTTTTCTTTTCCTCTACTTGCCGCTACGCAAAATATGTTTTTTACAATTTCATAATTTGCTGTAATTTGTTGTAAGCGGATTTTTCAATATAGTAAGTCAAAATCAAAAACAACACAAATAGGTTTTTCCAATCCTTTTGAGCTATCATATGTTGTAAAAATAGCTGAATTTTTTTTGGGAGACAAATTTGCGTCTTTTTCTCTTATAGAAGCATAAACGGTTTTTTTATTGAAAATATCACTATGATTTTCTTCAAGATAATTTAATAGTTCTGTCATTTTGCCTGAACGGTAACCCAAACATAAGATATCAGCAGGTTTTTGTTTAGCCAAAAATTCTTGAATTTCTTCCATTCCCATATATTCGATTTGACAATTTTCGTTTACTCCGTTAATTGTTTTATCTCAAATTCTACCCAACATATTAGCATGCTCTTTTGGCATTCTGAAGGAAAATGTTAAGCTAATTTTTTCATATGATCCTAAAAATTTATCAATAAAATCAGTAACATTTAATTTTGTTTTATCGTAAATTTTCTGATTAATATCTCCAACAGCAACAATTTGTATATTAGGATTTTTTTCTTTTATTTTTCCCAATAACAAAGATATTTCTTCAGTAATATCTTGGTATTCATCAATTAGTAGAACATCATAAGTGGCAACAGAAATGTTGTTTTTTAAAAATATTTTAATTGAATCTGCTGAAGAAGAATTAATACCTTTTTCTCACAAAAATCGATATGCAAATCCGTGATAATTTTGTACCAGAACATTTTTGTTTTTGATCTTGTTTTTAGCTTCAACTTTTAATAGTTTATTGTAAGTTAAGTACAAAATTTTTTTATCAATAGGAAATTTGTCACAGAGAACCTGAATTACTGATGTTTTTCCACTTCCAATACAAGCGTCAACTAGGATATTTTCACCTTTTAATGCTAAATTAACAACATTTTGTTGCTCTTCTGTGAGTTTTTCTGCAATATTTTCAGTTTTTCGTTTTTCTGTTTTTCTAGCCATAATTCTCTTAGTTATTAAATCTAATTATTAATGATATTAATTTAGTTTTTTTATAAATTAAAACAATAGAAAAAACAAGGCAACTAGTTTTTTCTATTGTTTTGCGATTCTAGGCAACCCTATAAATTTTAGGGTTGTTTGAAAAATTAACCTAAGAAAATTATAGCATAAATTTTTAACAATTAAAACTGACAATAAATGATTTTTATATTATTTTTAACTATCTTAGTCGCAAACCTGAGTTTGGCAGTTTGATGGCAAAAATTCACTTTTAATGAATATAAATAGGCAAAAATACCGTTAAATCCGTGTTTTTTTGAGGCTAAAACCTTAATTTTTATTATTTTAAAATTAACAATTTACAAAAAAAAAAAAAAATGTTTGCTCAAAAATAAAGTTATGTTATAATTAGCATCACTTAAGAATGAATTAATAAATTTTGATATTGAATTAAGGGGAATCAGTTATGTTTTTGTCATAAAAAAATCAGATAGTGCGAATTATCCATTATATTTTTAAATATGATGGGATGCCTTAAATTTACCCGTTTAGAAATCTTTAAATTTAGGACTTTTAATTATTGTTCTTTCAAAACTTCATATGTTTTTTTAGGCTCGATGCAAATAAAAACGAGTTTTCTATTTGCATCGAGTTTAAATAGTAGTTGTATTTTTATCCATAAATTGATTTTTGTTAGTATTTTAAAGTAGGTAATCCTGAGTTTCCCAGTTTGATAAGGTAATTTCAAAAAAGCATCCGGTTTTAGGCAATTTTTTAAGTTTTTTTGGTAAAAGTTAATTACAATTTTATTAGTAATTTATTAAGATATCAAAGTATTGATTGTTTCCAAATAACTTGTTTCAAATTTCATGTTTGAAATTTCCTTAAAATATTTAGGTTTTTTGCCAAACAATTTGTTTACTTCAATAAAACCATCTTTATTTTGTTTTTTCATAATTTATAATTATACCATAAAATTACTTAAAATGCAATTAAATGACATTAATATAAATTAAGGTTTTACGTTCAAAAAACACTGATTTACGGGTGTTTTTTCATATTTATATTCACTAAAAAGTGAATTTTTGCCTTAAAACTGGGAAACTCGGGTTTATCCATAAATTGATTTTTGTTAGTATTTTAAAGTAGGTAATTAACTTTTGCCAAAAAAGTTAAAAAGCACGAAAAACTAAACCGGACAATTTTTTAAGATTATCTTATCAGACTAGGAAACTCGGGTTTAACAATTAAAACTGTGAATAAATGATTTTTTTATATTATTTTAACTAATTTCAGTCGCCAAAAACATCAACTTTTTGTGAGTCATCAAATCCATTTGGAAAGAGATAAGTTTTAATTCCTTTATCTTTATAAAGTTGCTGCATTGCTTGAAAATATGATTTTCGCTGATGTTTTGAACCATAAATTAGGTCATATTTTGGTAAATTATAGCTTCCATAATAACCTTTATAGTCATTACCATATGATCTTAAATTTAAACTAACAGCCGTTGAAGCTCGTGGGTCAGTTGCAAAAACTAATGAATATAGTTTATTATCTTTATATATTCCAGTTCCTGACATTCCTCCCCCACCGGTGAAATTATCAAGTAAAGTACCTAAACCTCAAAATAAATAAGGAGTATGACTAAATACATTTTTTGCTGAATCAAATTTAGTAATTTTAATAAAACCGTTACTTACATAAGGCATAGCAATAAAAATATCAGTGAGACCTGGCTTATTCATAAATGAGCGATAAGATCTTGACCAAGAAAGATCACCACCATTTTGTAATTGTTGATTAGATGGATCTTGATTAAAATAAAGAGCATTATCTTTATTTACATAAGGACTAACGCTATGTTTTCTTGTTTCTCAAGCATTTTTATTTTTGAATTCATTTAAAGTTTGACTTGTTTCTGCTTCTGTAAGTGGAAAACCTAGACCATAAAACTGGTTTGCTGGCAGTTTTTCATATTGTTCATCTTTTAAAAAGTCAGCATCAGAAGTAATTGCTGTTGATTTGTCGGTGCTTTTTTGGTCTTGGTGTTCATCATACCAGTCTTTTGTAATTGTTTTTGCTTGCTCTTCGTTGTCAAAGGTAACTTCCATAATTGCAAAATCAAGCAATTCTTCCATATTTTTGTATTTTTCTTGATTTGTAAAGTCACTTAGTTTTTTGTCAAAAACATTTGAACCAAAGACAATTGTTCTAACATTTAGTTCAGCATTTTCTGGAATTGCCTGGTTATTGTTAAGTTTTTCATCATTTACAGCAAAATTATTTGAACTATCAAGTGTTTTTCCCGCATTATGAATGTTTGTATCTTTTGTTCGAACGGTAAGATTAACTGTGTCATAGTAATTTTGGTAGCGAGGTTCGCCAGTTGTTGTCATTATATTATTTAGACTAACAGAATCTTTAATTTTTGTAAAAACCAAACTTCATGTATTATATTGACGGTTATGAGTGTTATAAGCATCATCATCACGGCCATAAATTTTACCTTCATGATAATCATTTGCAACTTGAAGTCGATTTAAAACGTGTGCATTTGTAATAAAATACCAAGTTAAGGGATATTTATTGTTATCTTCTTTTTTATAGTCAATAATATTTAGAGTCCCTCTATGCAAATTATTAAAATGAACTATTTCATTAGGGGGTAAATAATCAGGTTCACCCTCTTTTCCGTTGTGAGTTCTTAAAAATTGACCATTTCTGAAAGCAACAGAAATTGCACTTTTTGTCAATTTTTTATATTCTTGGTTTGGCAAAATCCGTGGCAAACCAACTCTTCCAGGCCCACCTCTTAAAACCTGTCCAGTTTGAGGATCAAGATGAATTGCCGGGGATGTATCACCTTTGTGATGTTCGGGAATATCAATCCCTGTTATTTGTCCAGAACTGTCATATTTTGGCAAGACAAAAGTTCGCTGCGAAGCATTATCATATAAAGGTTGATTTGCATCTTTAGCTTTTTGATCTAAAGATGATTTTAAATTTGAAGCGACTTTTTTAGTATTACCAAGCGGATAATCACTAAGTCCATCAGGGTCATCAAGACCAAGAACTTTAGCACCGCCGCCACCGTATTTTTCAAGGTAATATCTTCATTCATTATCGGGAAAATCATATTGATATTGATCTTCAACAGTTCGTTTTCCGTCTTTTACAATTGCTCAATTTTGACCTTTTGGGGCAACAGCATTTAGTTGTTGATAATATTTATTAACTCGATCTTCGGGGATTTCGGGCTGACTTGGTCGGGGCAGTTCTCTTGATTTTTCAACTGGTTTTAGAATATCTAAAAAAGATCCAATTATTAATTTAGTTAAATTATCAGTTTGGTAGTTAGTTTTTTCGAGCTGAAAATCCAAAGTTTTTTTGGCACTATCTCAGTCAATTTGCTTCTTTTCTAAATCTTCATTTTGAAACAATTGAGATAATGAAGTCTTAACTTCATCAAGAGTTTTTGCAAGATTTTGGTAAGAAGTCTGAGACGCACTAGATTCAAAAGTTGAATAAGCAGCATTTATTTTGTCTTCAAAACTTTTTTGGGTGTTTTGATCAAATTTGGGTTGCTTATTTTCGGTACTTGATTGACCGCTGCCTCCTGGTTTTGGGTCGGTTTTTGGCTGCTCGACTTTAATTTCGTTGTTAGTTGTACATGAATAAAAAACAAAACTACTTAAACCAAGACCAAAAAGTAAGAAAAGTGCTTTGTTTTTTACTAAAAAATTACTTTTTTTCATATTTCACCACCAAAAAAATTAAATTAGACAAGTCCAGAAGAACTTGAGTTACTTTGCCTACCAACAAGAACTTGAGCTGTTCCAATTGTTGAGCCAATTTGTCTTTTTGCTTCTTCAGTTTCTACAAAAATTTGGCTTATATTATTTCCTGATCCATTTGCAACACTAATGAATTTACGTAGTTGTTCAATTGAGTCGCCTGTTGGTGATCCAGAAATATAAACAGGGTAAGAATTAATTTGTTGTCCATTAATTTTTACATCAACTCTTGGACTACTTCCAGGGACAGATTCTGAAAATCTTTCAGTAAATTGGGCGCCATCAAGATCAGAAAATTTAAAGTTTAGACTATTTGATCCGCTAGAATTTGAACCTTTTATTATTAATTTGGTGAACTTTAATTTTCTAAAGCCAGTATAATTTTCTTGAGCATACGGATCATCTTCCCAATTTTTAACTTTTTCGTTAAAAGTTTTATCAAAGTCAGCAAATTTTATCCCTTTAAAAGTATTTACATCTGTTTCTGAAAAATCAAGTCTGGTTGGCCAGCCACCTTTTCCACCAAAATTTCCTTGGAAAACTCGTTGATTAATTTTTGAGTCAAAAACTATCGAGAGACCCTCGTTAATTTTGTCAACAGTGTCACCTTTTTCTCATCTTAGACCTGAAAAAACTATTGAACCGCCAATTTTGCCTTGAGATTGATCAAAAGTTGCTTGATTATTATAGTCAAAACTAATAAAATCAACATTTTTTAGGCCATTAGGATTAATACTTCACTCATCACTTACTGAATTAATTTCTGTATAAATTGACAGTTCTTTTAATTTTTTACTTTCAAGTCCGCGTAAGGATTTAGTTGCATTTATATTATTTAAAAATACTGAAACCGTATTAATTTGACTAGGGATAGCTTCAAGAAT
This sequence is a window from Mesomycoplasma ovipneumoniae. Protein-coding genes within it:
- the rplL gene encoding 50S ribosomal protein L7/L12; the protein is MAKITKEQFIESLKEMTIKEVMEFVDALKEEFGVDPSAVAVAAAPEAAAEVKSEVKLTLKAAGQQKVAVIKVIKDMLGLSLMDAKKLVDAAPSVIKEAIKPEEAEEYKAKLVEAGAEVSID
- the mip gene encoding Ig-specific serine endopeptidase MIP, translating into MKKSNFLVKNKALFLLFGLGLSSFVFYSCTTNNEIKVEQPKTDPKPGGSGQSSTENKQPKFDQNTQKSFEDKINAAYSTFESSASQTSYQNLAKTLDEVKTSLSQLFQNEDLEKKQIDWDSAKKTLDFQLEKTNYQTDNLTKLIIGSFLDILKPVEKSRELPRPSQPEIPEDRVNKYYQQLNAVAPKGQNWAIVKDGKRTVEDQYQYDFPDNEWRYYLEKYGGGGAKVLGLDDPDGLSDYPLGNTKKVASNLKSSLDQKAKDANQPLYDNASQRTFVLPKYDSSGQITGIDIPEHHKGDTSPAIHLDPQTGQVLRGGPGRVGLPRILPNQEYKKLTKSAISVAFRNGQFLRTHNGKEGEPDYLPPNEIVHFNNLHRGTLNIIDYKKEDNNKYPLTWYFITNAHVLNRLQVANDYHEGKIYGRDDDAYNTHNRQYNTWSLVFTKIKDSVSLNNIMTTTGEPRYQNYYDTVNLTVRTKDTNIHNAGKTLDSSNNFAVNDEKLNNNQAIPENAELNVRTIVFGSNVFDKKLSDFTNQEKYKNMEELLDFAIMEVTFDNEEQAKTITKDWYDEHQDQKSTDKSTAITSDADFLKDEQYEKLPANQFYGLGFPLTEAETSQTLNEFKNKNAWETRKHSVSPYVNKDNALYFNQDPSNQQLQNGGDLSWSRSYRSFMNKPGLTDIFIAMPYVSNGFIKITKFDSAKNVFSHTPYLFWGLGTLLDNFTGGGGMSGTGIYKDNKLYSLVFATDPRASTAVSLNLRSYGNDYKGYYGSYNLPKYDLIYGSKHQRKSYFQAMQQLYKDKGIKTYLFPNGFDDSQKVDVFGDWN
- a CDS encoding AAA family ATPase, with amino-acid sequence MARKTEKRKTENIAEKLTEEQQNVVNLALKGENILVDACIGSGKTSVIQVLCDKFPIDKKILYLTYNKLLKVEAKNKIKNKNVLVQNYHGFAYRFLWEKGINSSSADSIKIFLKNNISVATYDVLLIDEYQDITEEISLLLGKIKEKNPNIQIVAVGDINQKIYDKTKLNVTDFIDKFLGSYEKISLTFSFRMPKEHANMLGRIWDKTINGVNENCQIEYMGMEEIQEFLAKQKPADILCLGYRSGKMTELLNYLEENHSDIFNKKTVYASIREKDANLSPKKNSAIFTTYDSSKGLEKPICVVFDFDLLYWKIRLQQITANYEIVKNIFCVAASRGKEKIIFFKPEFPNLPLNEVIIKQSKYLEKWSEDSFAMSTMFDHKYEEDIEYMLQMLDIKKINTEDKSEIKVKTQDALIDLTPCVGIFLEASYFNDWQIDKEIRHFIELKYDHSEKQQKQQLKEYENYIKERNSMKDLTLFLVYLQTDQERYIKQTQPDFVDDNAVDQMHKRLSKVLEKDEIIQQKCWLKFSDDDLTIRAEGIADVIKNDIVYELKFVSDLTTAHFLQTASYMLALKKEKGILWNIRNNEMHEIRIKNREEFSEKLAQTISKGVYKPKSQK
- the rplJ gene encoding 50S ribosomal protein L10, with amino-acid sequence MNAFRQKKAEIITEIRDLLEKSSSLAIAEYRGLSVAELESLRQELKKSGVFTRIYKNRLFKIAADELGFSNLKSELVGPNLFAFGLEDPIAPAKIITKVAKDQPLLILKGGIYEKSVVTPQENTAIASLPNYTEAITMLASSLQSPLKQLAFGLKLLIDEQKITA